A single region of the Ascaphus truei isolate aAscTru1 chromosome 6, aAscTru1.hap1, whole genome shotgun sequence genome encodes:
- the LOC142496476 gene encoding gap junction alpha-2 protein-like gives MAGWDLLKILLDEVQEHSTLIGKVWLTVLFIFRILILSLAGESVWGDEQSDFTCNTEQPGCTNVCYDKAFPISHIRYWVLQFLFVSTPTLIYLGHVVYLSSRNEKLRQKENEGRALKATEPKVDEDIQHGAPTKKVKIQGALMGTYTASVIFKSIFEAGFLLGQWYLYGFVMPPLYVCERFPCPHKVDCFVSRPMEKTIFILFMLVVSLISLLLNMLELIYLVCKQFNQTVKKGTSCSFAGDFSQGAPSKLHPHESYSSPPSSDQDTELPAYNKLSSGQNWASIRMEQRVNSLVRTKPSSDCWSQSGISMMVSGAPGLVSNLGTTTCKNQAVSKQQYI, from the coding sequence ATGGCCGGATGGGATCTGTTAAAGATATTACTGGACGAAGTCCAGGAACATTCCACGCTCATCGGGAAGGTCTGGCTAACTGTGCTCTTCATCTTCCGAATCCTCATCTTGAGCCTGGCGGGTGAGTCTGTTTGGGGGGATGAGCAATCAGACTTCACCTGCAATACCGAGCAGCCAGGCTGCACCAATGTCTGCTACGACAAGGCGTTCCCCATCTCCCACATCCGCTACTGGGTGCTGCAGTTCCTCTTCGTCAGCACCCCAACCCTGATCTACTTGGGCCACGTAGTCTACCTGTCCAGCAGGAACGAGAAGCTGAGGCagaaggagaatgaggggagggctTTGAAGGCAACAGAGCCAAAGGTGGATGAAGATATTCAACATGGTGCACCCACCAAGAAGGTGAAAATTCAAGGAGCCCTGATGGGCACTTACACTGCTAGTGTCATCTTCAAAAGCATCTTCGAAGCTGGTTTCCTCCTGGGTCAGTGGTACCTTTATGGCTTTGTGATGCCTCCGCTCTATGTGTGTGAGAGATTTCCGTGTCCCCACAAGGTTGACTGCTTTGTGTCCCGACCCATGGAGAAAACCATCTTCATCCTCTTCATGCTGGTGGTGtctctcatctctctgctgctCAACATGCTGGAACTGATCTACCTGGTCTGCAAGCAGTTTAATCAGACTGTAAAGAAGGGGACATCTTGTTCATTCGCTGGCGACTTCTCACAAGGGGCCCCAAGCAAACTTCACCCACATGAGTCCTACTCCAGCCCCCCATCCAGCGACCAGGACACGGAGCTGCCAGCTTATAATAAACTGTCCAGTGGGCAGAACTGGGCCAGCATCAGGATGGAGCAGCGGGTCAACAGTCTTGTCAGGACAAAGCCATCCTCTGACTGCTGGTCCCAAAGTGGTATCTCCATGATGGTCTCTGGGGCACCGGGTCTAGTTTCCAACCTGGGTACAACCACCTGCAAAAATCAGGCTGTTTCTAAGCAACAGTACATCTAA
- the GJB3 gene encoding gap junction beta-3 protein: MDWKTLQGLLSGVNKYSTAFGRIWLSVVFVFRVLVYVVAAEKVWGDEQKDFDCNTRQPGCTNVCYDHYFPISHIRLWALQLIFVTCPSLLVIMHVAYREDREKKNRTKNGENCSKLYSNTGKKHGGLWWTYILSLFFKTGIEITFLYILHKMWDSFDMPRLVKCTNVDPCPNIVDCYIARPTEKKIFTYFMVAASAICIIISICEIFYLIFKRMVNCMQKYKKSSNHSVTYSKASTCHCHIGMDTMEKKLLNKTVESLRASAPNLTSI, encoded by the coding sequence ATGGATTGGAAGACATTGCAAGGTTTACTGAGTGGTGTGAATAAGTACTCCACGGCATTCGGCCGCATCTGGCTATCGGTGGTCTTCGTGTTCAGGGTTCTTGTGTACGTGGTGGCAGCAGAGAAAGTCTGGGGCGATGAGCAGAAGGATTTTGACTGCAATACCCGCCAGCCGGGCTGCACCAACGTCTGCTACGACCACTACTTCCCAATCTCCCACATCCGGCTCTGGGCTCTACAGCTCATCTTCGTCACCTGCCCATCCCTCCTGGTCATTATGCATGTAGCTTACAGGGAGGACCGGGAGAAAAAGAACCGAACGAAGAATGGAGAGAACTGCTCCAAGCTGTACTCTAACACAGGCAAGAAGCATGGCGGCCTATGGTGGACCTACATCTTGAGCCTCTTCTTCAAGACAGGCATTGAAATTACCTTCCTGTACATCCTGCACAAGATGTGGGATAGCTTTGACATGCCGAGGCtggtcaagtgcaccaacgtggACCCTTGCCCCAACATCGTGGACTGCTACATTGCCCGGCCAACAGAGAAGAAGATCTTCACCTATTTCATGGTGGCAGCCTCCGCGATCTGCATCATCATCAGCATCTGTGAGATATTCTACCTCATCTTCAAGCGGATGGTGAACTGCATGCAGAAGTACAAAAAGTCCAGCAACCACTCTGTGACCTACAGCAAAGCTTCCACCTGCCATTGCCATATTGGGATGGATACCATGGAGAAGAAACTCCTGAACAAGACAGTGGAGTCTCTCCGAGCTTCTGCACCAAACTTGACATCCATATAG